Proteins from a genomic interval of Chitinophagales bacterium:
- a CDS encoding four-helix bundle copper-binding protein: MNNQELSRKLADCIAACENCATQCLNEENIQMHVKCIKTDRDCADICALTLKLVNRNSHQLNEILKVCIVTCIACEQECRKHDRGHCQKCADACHTCHQACEEYLSVAA, translated from the coding sequence ATGAATAACCAAGAATTATCCAGAAAATTGGCGGATTGTATTGCCGCTTGTGAAAACTGTGCTACTCAGTGCTTGAATGAAGAGAACATACAGATGCATGTGAAATGTATCAAAACCGATCGTGACTGTGCAGATATTTGTGCTTTGACCTTAAAGCTGGTCAATCGCAATTCTCATCAACTAAATGAAATATTGAAAGTTTGTATAGTGACCTGTATTGCTTGTGAGCAGGAATGTCGTAAACATGATAGAGGACATTGTCAGAAATGTGCGGATGCGTGTCATACTTGCCATCAAGCTTGTGAAGAATATCTATCTGTTGCAGCTTAA
- a CDS encoding outer membrane beta-barrel protein: protein MIKNTVFAFFALLMSLPAFSQAGIELGVFVMPQSVWVFNKDDSDQGARLDYVPKYSFAYGAKVGFNFSNTIGLQTGLIISKQGQDYDSDGSGAFGSALPSSWIGTDRVVDLTYLKIPLLLKFNSNPDAGTAFLFTIGPQLAFLTSAESTVNDIAESFNGYTLKDLYEQSYIGAVMSIGARFTIAENLFLNTSFRFDGSLGDVENKDQNNHWLSDRPDGRAVTGGVDIGISYNIGG from the coding sequence ATGATTAAAAATACAGTATTTGCATTTTTTGCATTGTTAATGAGTTTACCTGCATTTAGTCAGGCAGGAATTGAATTAGGCGTATTTGTGATGCCACAATCAGTTTGGGTCTTCAATAAAGACGACTCAGATCAAGGCGCACGCTTGGATTATGTGCCAAAATATTCGTTTGCGTATGGAGCAAAAGTGGGTTTCAATTTCAGTAATACAATAGGCTTACAAACAGGTCTTATCATTTCTAAACAAGGTCAGGACTATGATTCAGATGGAAGTGGTGCATTTGGTTCGGCTTTACCGAGTAGTTGGATAGGTACAGATAGAGTCGTGGATTTAACCTACTTAAAAATCCCTTTATTATTGAAATTCAACTCTAATCCTGATGCAGGAACAGCCTTTTTGTTCACCATTGGTCCTCAACTTGCTTTCTTGACATCTGCGGAATCAACCGTCAATGATATTGCAGAATCCTTCAATGGTTATACGCTGAAAGACTTGTATGAGCAAAGTTATATTGGCGCAGTGATGAGCATTGGAGCGCGTTTCACTATTGCCGAAAATTTGTTTCTCAACACTTCCTTCCGCTTTGATGGTTCTTTAGGAGATGTAGAAAACAAAGACCAAAACAATCATTGGCTATCAGACAGACCTGATGGACGAGCGGTAACAGGTGGAGTGGATATCGGCATTAGCTACAATATTGGAGGATAG
- a CDS encoding T9SS type A sorting domain-containing protein → MKPKSTYAVLRFILSLFLFLSCNAIMAQECTIDFSNFTIDTPDGTITIGDNATVCINQTVTLPNLNFQPGIGQPNPGIIWAVYDCQPTTMNPDSDPCKRPVVLRDPDGNVIIGGGEADFSFANLPSPGESEITVCLVPIIDGDTSGLAIEDDCTGIAVGLDYPCITFLVPEDNPTQCDSDCDAFEANDECIDAISLTLQAGTVVFPTLADSVYSNVCATREGELEVPNCFLDNNTANTVWFSFEGTGGEYTISVNACAAANALISDSQMAIYTGGCNGLTQVACNDDIGGGNLLSSITEFPTIEGTTYLIMVDGFNNESGQFCMEITETAPPCDANFGTVNFAGETTTCEGTSFNFTLTGASTNGFTSGFVVVNEMGIIVNIVAPGDINLAPGTYTIYAINFDNGDTDAVNGATTIEELNGLNVCAAIQEVGTTITVLFDGSPDCCEAAITSISAENTTVCAVTGESLTITINGANTGSGFANVWYYEQNGNLTFGGFFPSNVPAIVFDPLLLGLSGGDFTIFVVNVSVGDRVALTDAINAGADIAVFVTSDEICAAMVATPLSITVLPADNPDCVACDPSAGNSSVSISTICEGECIAVSVAGDNQNEGFKTLLLVTQGDNTTAIIDTASVGDFCFAAGTYTLYSFNFVETAQTNIIAQIAAGASVNDLQALIDNGSFCGMIEAEGTTVTFLPTTDDACFVCEANVGTVVNPPTDVTICFGEALTFQVEGDNTSTGFNTQFLGVLPSDLTISAFIEDNVVQVLPVGTLQFYAINFLEEDELKINEVILNGIFTDLLDLIDNNQLCAEIVATPIVVTVLPADHPSCVGDPFVVDFDITVAADGLSYTVTITMSGGSGDYTIDGNPVDGNTFVSDPIPCGQPFSFEASDGTLIEIVQGTSPCPLPCFANPGTMPQLDKTHPICDGDATNFNSTGFNLGEADVLIYVLHDNAASELGNVLAVNTDAGVFTATSGMNILTNTVYYISSVAGPDNDSDGIPDSDNECTLAAAGTPVVFLEPIELVLEISCDETTGDGMLAGQVFGGYPAFAAEGFYLFENGTFNGVIENVGGSFNFMLNDGDVFELHVTDGFCNADVVGDPFVCTKNPIELLSFEGEVLGEGNLLQWVTASETDNDYFTLERSIDGKAFEAIATINSQGDSFDLQSYDFLDRTALQGVSYYRLRQTDLNGLSTTSYTISLQRGERGFELIEVYPNPAKNRLNINFTINTERTVEISVYNITGQQLIRQTTESKEGINHAEVNVGSYPMGVYFVRISDGEAVQTQKFVKE, encoded by the coding sequence ATGAAGCCAAAATCTACTTATGCTGTCCTTAGATTTATCTTGTCCCTCTTTTTATTCCTTAGCTGCAATGCAATCATGGCACAGGAATGTACGATAGATTTCTCTAATTTTACGATTGACACACCTGATGGCACCATTACCATTGGTGACAATGCAACCGTTTGTATCAACCAAACAGTAACCCTTCCCAATCTAAATTTTCAGCCAGGTATCGGACAACCCAACCCTGGCATTATATGGGCAGTCTATGATTGTCAACCTACCACCATGAATCCTGATAGTGATCCCTGCAAACGCCCTGTAGTATTGCGAGATCCCGATGGAAATGTCATCATTGGAGGAGGAGAAGCAGACTTTAGTTTTGCCAACTTACCGAGTCCTGGCGAATCGGAAATAACTGTTTGCTTAGTACCCATTATTGACGGCGATACCAGTGGTTTGGCCATTGAAGACGATTGCACAGGCATTGCAGTCGGTTTGGATTACCCTTGTATCACCTTTTTAGTGCCAGAAGACAATCCTACTCAATGCGATAGCGATTGCGATGCTTTTGAAGCCAATGACGAATGTATAGACGCAATATCATTGACACTACAAGCAGGAACAGTTGTCTTTCCAACCCTAGCCGATAGCGTTTACTCCAATGTTTGTGCAACGAGAGAAGGCGAATTGGAAGTACCTAATTGCTTTTTGGATAACAATACCGCAAATACTGTCTGGTTCAGTTTTGAAGGAACAGGCGGAGAATACACCATTAGCGTCAATGCTTGTGCAGCTGCAAATGCTTTGATTTCGGATAGTCAAATGGCGATTTACACGGGCGGCTGCAATGGTTTGACACAAGTGGCTTGTAATGACGACATTGGTGGAGGCAATTTGCTGTCAAGCATCACCGAATTTCCAACCATTGAAGGTACAACTTACCTCATCATGGTGGATGGCTTTAACAATGAGTCAGGTCAGTTCTGCATGGAAATCACCGAAACCGCACCGCCTTGTGATGCCAATTTTGGTACGGTCAACTTTGCAGGAGAAACCACAACTTGCGAAGGCACGAGCTTCAATTTCACCCTTACGGGGGCTTCAACGAATGGCTTTACTTCTGGTTTTGTGGTGGTAAACGAAATGGGTATAATTGTAAACATTGTAGCTCCAGGAGATATAAATTTAGCACCAGGCACTTATACAATTTATGCGATTAATTTTGACAACGGAGATACGGATGCAGTCAATGGTGCAACGACAATTGAAGAACTGAATGGACTCAATGTTTGTGCGGCTATACAGGAAGTAGGCACAACGATTACCGTACTTTTTGACGGATCTCCAGATTGTTGTGAAGCTGCAATTACTTCTATTTCAGCAGAAAACACAACCGTTTGTGCGGTGACGGGTGAAAGTTTGACTATTACGATAAACGGTGCAAATACAGGCAGCGGTTTTGCGAATGTGTGGTACTATGAGCAAAATGGCAACCTTACTTTCGGCGGTTTTTTCCCTTCAAATGTTCCCGCCATCGTTTTTGACCCTCTACTTTTGGGCCTTAGCGGAGGCGATTTTACCATTTTTGTAGTCAATGTATCTGTGGGAGATAGAGTTGCCTTGACAGATGCCATCAATGCAGGAGCAGACATTGCAGTGTTTGTGACTTCTGACGAAATTTGTGCAGCTATGGTAGCTACGCCTTTGTCTATTACGGTATTACCTGCTGACAATCCCGATTGTGTGGCTTGCGACCCCAGTGCTGGCAATTCTTCGGTGTCCATCAGCACTATATGTGAGGGCGAGTGCATTGCAGTGAGTGTAGCAGGTGACAATCAAAATGAAGGTTTCAAAACACTTTTATTGGTGACGCAAGGCGATAACACAACAGCTATTATTGATACCGCTTCGGTAGGAGATTTTTGTTTTGCAGCAGGCACTTACACACTCTACTCCTTCAATTTTGTGGAAACAGCACAGACCAATATCATTGCACAAATTGCAGCAGGGGCTTCCGTCAATGACTTGCAGGCCTTAATTGACAATGGCAGTTTTTGTGGAATGATTGAAGCTGAAGGAACGACTGTCACCTTTTTGCCGACTACCGATGATGCGTGTTTTGTGTGTGAAGCAAATGTGGGGACAGTGGTGAATCCTCCAACAGATGTGACAATTTGTTTTGGAGAAGCACTAACTTTTCAAGTAGAAGGTGACAATACTAGCACGGGCTTCAATACACAGTTTTTAGGGGTGCTTCCAAGTGATTTGACCATTTCTGCCTTCATTGAAGACAATGTAGTTCAGGTTTTACCAGTTGGTACACTTCAATTTTACGCCATCAATTTCTTAGAAGAGGATGAATTGAAAATCAATGAGGTGATTTTGAATGGTATTTTTACAGACTTATTGGACTTGATTGATAACAACCAACTGTGTGCTGAGATAGTTGCAACACCTATTGTTGTAACGGTTTTACCTGCCGATCATCCTTCTTGTGTAGGCGACCCATTTGTTGTGGATTTTGATATTACAGTGGCAGCAGATGGCTTGAGTTATACAGTGACGATTACAATGTCTGGTGGCAGTGGCGACTATACTATTGACGGTAATCCTGTGGATGGCAATACATTTGTCAGCGACCCAATTCCTTGTGGACAACCTTTCTCTTTTGAAGCTTCTGACGGCACGCTGATTGAAATTGTGCAGGGTACTTCCCCTTGTCCTTTGCCTTGTTTTGCCAATCCAGGAACGATGCCTCAATTGGATAAAACGCACCCTATTTGTGATGGTGATGCAACGAACTTCAACAGCACAGGCTTTAACTTGGGTGAGGCAGACGTATTGATTTATGTATTGCACGACAATGCAGCATCGGAGTTGGGCAATGTGTTGGCAGTCAATACGGATGCAGGTGTTTTTACTGCAACTTCGGGCATGAATATCCTCACCAATACGGTCTATTACATTTCATCAGTAGCTGGGCCAGACAATGACAGCGATGGTATTCCTGATTCGGACAATGAATGTACTTTGGCAGCAGCGGGTACACCTGTGGTATTTTTAGAGCCGATTGAACTGGTACTGGAGATTTCTTGTGACGAGACTACTGGTGATGGAATGTTAGCGGGGCAAGTATTTGGTGGTTATCCAGCCTTTGCAGCAGAGGGTTTTTACTTATTCGAGAATGGCACCTTCAATGGGGTAATAGAAAATGTAGGGGGTTCATTCAATTTTATGCTGAATGACGGTGATGTATTTGAACTTCACGTAACGGATGGTTTTTGTAATGCAGATGTAGTGGGGGATCCTTTTGTATGTACTAAAAACCCTATCGAACTTCTATCCTTTGAAGGTGAGGTTTTGGGAGAAGGGAACTTGCTGCAATGGGTAACAGCCTCCGAAACAGACAATGATTATTTCACTTTGGAGCGTTCGATTGATGGAAAAGCTTTTGAAGCGATTGCTACAATAAACAGTCAAGGAGACAGCTTTGATTTGCAGTCGTATGATTTCTTGGATCGAACTGCACTGCAAGGGGTTAGCTATTACCGCCTGCGTCAAACCGATTTGAATGGACTCAGTACAACTTCCTATACGATTTCTCTTCAAAGAGGAGAAAGAGGCTTTGAATTGATTGAAGTTTATCCAAATCCTGCTAAAAACAGATTGAACATCAACTTTACGATAAATACAGAACGAACCGTTGAGATAAGTGTTTACAACATTACAGGGCAGCAGTTAATCCGTCAAACAACAGAGAGCAAAGAAGGAATCAATCATGCGGAGGTAAACGTCGGTAGCTATCCAATGGGTGTTTACTTCGTGCGTATTTCTGATGGAGAAGCTGTTCAAACACAAAAATTTGTGAAAGAATAA
- the tatC gene encoding twin-arginine translocase subunit TatC, whose product MSKQAEMSFIEHLEELRWHIARSLVAICVFAVLAFLAKSFIFDTLLFGPKEAWFPTYSALCKASHYFGMGESLCFSPQPFKIIVVEPMAQFLSHIKVSIVLGLILGFPYIFYEMWKFIAPALYDNEKKYTRGIVFISSLLFLIGVGFGYFVLCPFSLNFFASYSVSEEVTNTWGLTDYVSLIATLVLAAGVMFELPMVVYFLSKVGIATPESMREYRKHAFVAILLLSAIITPPDVVSQLLVGLPVYMLYEMSIFISASVQKKEIALEKAEEAKLK is encoded by the coding sequence ATGAGCAAACAAGCAGAAATGTCTTTTATCGAACACTTGGAAGAACTGCGGTGGCATATTGCACGCTCATTGGTGGCAATTTGTGTTTTTGCTGTTCTCGCATTTCTTGCCAAAAGTTTCATTTTTGACACCTTACTATTTGGCCCCAAAGAGGCTTGGTTTCCTACTTATTCAGCACTTTGCAAGGCTTCACACTACTTTGGCATGGGAGAAAGTTTGTGTTTTTCTCCACAGCCTTTCAAGATTATTGTAGTAGAACCCATGGCGCAGTTTTTATCCCATATCAAGGTGTCAATAGTCTTGGGACTGATTCTTGGTTTTCCCTATATTTTTTATGAGATGTGGAAATTTATTGCGCCAGCTTTGTACGACAATGAAAAAAAATATACCAGAGGAATTGTATTCATTAGTTCGCTCTTGTTTTTGATAGGTGTTGGGTTTGGTTATTTTGTGTTGTGTCCTTTTTCGCTTAACTTTTTTGCGAGTTATTCGGTGAGCGAGGAGGTTACCAATACTTGGGGATTAACGGATTATGTTTCATTGATAGCTACTTTGGTTTTGGCAGCGGGGGTAATGTTTGAATTGCCGATGGTCGTGTATTTTCTCTCCAAAGTCGGTATTGCTACGCCCGAAAGTATGCGTGAATACCGCAAACACGCTTTTGTAGCTATTTTGCTTTTGTCCGCCATCATTACCCCGCCGGATGTGGTTTCGCAATTGTTGGTCGGATTGCCTGTCTATATGCTCTATGAAATGAGCATTTTTATTTCGGCTAGTGTTCAGAAAAAGGAAATAGCCTTGGAAAAAGCGGAGGAGGCGAAATTGAAGTAA
- a CDS encoding RidA family protein: MKRQNISSNTKWESIVGYSRAVRVGNIIEVAGTTALDGETVIAPKDAYEQTKFIFQKIETALKEAGAGLQDVVRTRMFVTDIGYSEGVGRAHSEFFHDIRPTATMLEISKLVDENLVVEIEVTAIVQ; the protein is encoded by the coding sequence ATGAAACGACAAAATATATCTTCTAATACGAAATGGGAAAGCATAGTTGGTTATTCGAGAGCTGTAAGAGTCGGCAACATCATTGAAGTGGCTGGCACGACTGCTTTGGACGGCGAAACGGTGATTGCTCCAAAAGATGCGTACGAACAAACCAAATTCATTTTTCAGAAAATAGAAACTGCCCTAAAAGAAGCCGGAGCGGGGCTTCAAGATGTGGTTCGTACTCGAATGTTTGTGACGGATATTGGGTATTCGGAGGGGGTCGGACGAGCGCACAGTGAATTCTTCCATGACATTCGTCCTACTGCTACGATGTTAGAAATCTCGAAATTGGTGGATGAAAATTTAGTAGTAGAGATTGAAGTTACTGCGATTGTTCAGTAA
- a CDS encoding TIGR00730 family Rossman fold protein: MKSICVFCGSNAGTKPEYIEAAKQFGYLLVENNIRLIFGGGNVGLMGIIADAVLEKGGEAIGVIPHFLMDKEVGHTGLTEMKLVKTMHQRKELMADLSDAFITMPGGIGTMEEFFEIFTWGQLGLHPKPFGILNVGGYYDHLLAFFENMVQERFLSKSNYEMLHASPKPDVLLKQLLNYQPIAEQEKWLDRTRT, translated from the coding sequence TTGAAAAGTATATGTGTTTTTTGTGGCTCCAATGCAGGAACTAAGCCTGAATATATAGAGGCAGCCAAGCAATTTGGATATTTATTAGTTGAAAACAATATCCGCCTCATTTTTGGGGGCGGCAATGTGGGTTTAATGGGCATCATTGCAGATGCAGTGCTTGAAAAAGGAGGAGAGGCAATTGGGGTAATTCCTCATTTTTTGATGGATAAAGAAGTAGGCCATACAGGTTTGACCGAAATGAAACTGGTCAAAACCATGCACCAGCGTAAGGAGTTGATGGCAGACTTATCGGATGCTTTTATCACCATGCCTGGCGGAATCGGAACGATGGAGGAGTTTTTCGAGATTTTCACTTGGGGACAATTGGGTTTGCATCCCAAACCCTTTGGCATCTTGAATGTGGGAGGATATTATGACCACTTATTGGCTTTCTTTGAAAACATGGTACAAGAGCGATTTTTGAGCAAAAGTAACTATGAAATGTTGCATGCTTCTCCCAAGCCTGATGTTTTATTGAAGCAATTGCTCAATTATCAACCCATTGCAGAGCAAGAAAAATGGTTGGATAGGACAAGGACTTAA
- a CDS encoding mannose-1-phosphate guanylyltransferase — protein MDNNNFYVAIMAGGIGSRFWPQSRVHRPKQFLDILGTGKTLIQMTYERFAKIVPEDHIYIITGEMYVEEMKKQLPTIQDFQIVAEPARRNTGPCVAYIAYKLAAINPNATFIVAPSDHLILEADAFAAHIHKALNFAANKDALVTLGIKPHRPDTGYGYIQYDEDKQVDELYKVKTFTEKPNLELAEAFLKSGDFLWNSGIFIWHVQHIIASFRNYASEINELFEVGVKEAVYNTDKETDFVHKTYSLCKNISIDYAVMEHAENVYVLPSSFGWNDLGTWTSLWENHDKDYFGNAVEGENVMLYDTQNCVVMAPNQKMVVLQGVKGLCVVDTEDVLMICKMKDEQKIKQINADIKDTKGTLYL, from the coding sequence ATGGATAACAATAATTTTTATGTGGCAATCATGGCTGGTGGTATCGGCAGTCGTTTTTGGCCTCAAAGTCGAGTACACCGTCCTAAACAGTTTTTGGATATTTTGGGAACAGGAAAAACCCTCATTCAAATGACCTATGAGCGATTTGCCAAAATTGTTCCTGAAGACCATATCTACATTATTACAGGTGAAATGTATGTGGAGGAAATGAAAAAACAACTGCCTACTATTCAAGATTTTCAAATAGTGGCAGAACCTGCTCGAAGAAACACTGGGCCTTGTGTCGCCTATATTGCCTATAAATTGGCTGCCATCAATCCCAATGCGACTTTTATTGTAGCACCTTCGGATCATTTGATTCTTGAAGCAGATGCTTTTGCAGCGCATATTCACAAGGCACTAAATTTTGCAGCCAATAAAGATGCTTTGGTGACTTTGGGGATCAAGCCACACCGCCCTGATACGGGTTATGGCTATATTCAATACGATGAAGATAAGCAAGTTGACGAACTGTATAAAGTGAAAACATTTACCGAAAAACCAAATCTGGAGCTTGCAGAGGCATTTTTGAAGAGTGGAGATTTTTTGTGGAATTCAGGTATTTTTATTTGGCATGTACAGCATATCATTGCTTCTTTCCGAAATTATGCATCTGAGATCAATGAATTGTTTGAAGTCGGAGTAAAAGAGGCGGTTTACAATACAGACAAAGAAACGGATTTTGTCCATAAAACCTATTCTCTCTGCAAAAACATTTCGATTGACTATGCCGTTATGGAACACGCTGAAAATGTGTATGTTTTGCCTTCAAGTTTTGGTTGGAATGACTTAGGAACGTGGACTTCGCTTTGGGAAAATCACGACAAGGATTACTTCGGCAATGCCGTAGAGGGCGAGAATGTAATGCTATATGATACCCAAAATTGTGTGGTGATGGCTCCTAATCAGAAAATGGTGGTATTGCAGGGAGTGAAAGGCTTATGTGTAGTAGATACGGAAGATGTATTGATGATTTGTAAGATGAAGGATGAGCAAAAAATCAAACAAATCAATGCGGATATTAAAGACACAAAAGGAACACTGTATTTGTAA
- a CDS encoding KpsF/GutQ family sugar-phosphate isomerase, giving the protein MNKLLNEKINRIAIRTLEIEAQAIETLKGFVEENFYQSVQTILATEGRVVFTGVGKSAIVAQKIVATFNSTGTPALFMHAADAIHGDLGMIRKGDVVICLSKSGETAEIKVLIPLLKNVGSILIALVGNMQSYLAQQVDFAINTTVQQEACPHNLAPTASTAAQMAMGDALAVCILELRGFSTEDFARFHPGGALGKQLYLRVSDVYAQNTPPKVLHTADIKSVIIEISSKMLGATAVVNEQDVLMGVITDGDLRRTLQKYTSLGELTAQDIMTLHPKTIEKEAMAVEAMERMKQHKITQLVVVEAGQYVGIVHIHDLIREGLV; this is encoded by the coding sequence TTGAATAAGTTACTTAACGAAAAAATTAACAGAATTGCTATACGCACCCTTGAAATTGAGGCGCAAGCCATCGAAACATTGAAGGGTTTTGTTGAAGAAAATTTTTACCAGAGCGTTCAAACCATTTTAGCCACCGAGGGAAGAGTTGTTTTTACAGGTGTCGGAAAGAGTGCAATTGTTGCCCAAAAAATAGTGGCTACCTTCAATTCGACTGGTACGCCTGCTTTGTTTATGCATGCAGCAGATGCCATCCACGGTGATTTGGGAATGATCCGAAAAGGGGATGTGGTGATTTGCCTCTCCAAAAGTGGCGAAACTGCCGAGATTAAAGTGCTGATTCCTTTGCTTAAAAACGTGGGTAGTATTTTGATTGCTTTGGTAGGAAATATGCAGTCTTACCTTGCCCAACAGGTCGATTTTGCTATTAATACAACAGTCCAACAAGAAGCCTGTCCTCATAACCTCGCTCCAACGGCTAGCACCGCTGCCCAAATGGCAATGGGAGATGCTCTGGCGGTTTGTATTTTGGAGTTGAGGGGTTTTAGCACCGAAGATTTTGCCCGATTTCATCCAGGTGGAGCTTTGGGAAAACAACTTTATCTGCGTGTATCGGATGTATATGCCCAAAATACTCCTCCAAAAGTGCTTCATACGGCAGATATTAAATCCGTTATCATCGAAATCAGCTCAAAAATGTTGGGTGCAACTGCTGTTGTAAATGAACAAGACGTATTGATGGGGGTAATTACAGATGGTGACTTGCGGCGCACACTTCAAAAATATACCTCGCTTGGTGAACTCACGGCTCAAGACATTATGACGCTGCATCCGAAAACGATTGAAAAAGAAGCAATGGCAGTCGAAGCAATGGAACGAATGAAACAACACAAAATCACACAATTGGTAGTTGTTGAAGCAGGTCAGTATGTGGGTATTGTACATATCCACGATTTAATTCGAGAAGGACTGGTTTAG